In Janthinobacterium sp. J1-1, a single genomic region encodes these proteins:
- a CDS encoding TonB-dependent siderophore receptor: MPVRTIASHLSALPLRPLALAISLALSAGLSHAADDMQAAADDSTMPTITVTGAHEDSYTARRSASASKLDLSLRETPQSVSVVTRAQMDDFRLDSVNKVLVQTTGVTVEEVETDRSYYTARGYDITNFQYDGVGIPFIFGNVMGGLDTAIYDRVDVVRGANGLISSTGNPSATINFVRKRPTEGLAASAALTLGSWNTRRLDADVSTPLSTDGKVAARFVVAHQEGDSWLDRYSPGKDVAYAVVEAKLANDTTFTAGHTYQKTKAKGGMWGALPMYYSDGTQTNYPISTSTSADWSRWNTETNSTFAELTHRFNPDWSVKSTLTYTKANSNSQLFYVYGTPDRATGDGLYSYPSKYNSSNEQSLFDISATGKFDLAGRRHDLTFGASWSRSKLHDVSYYGQGIGTALPNGTAFDGSYPIPTFDASTDGSAYSDTRKNAFAAARFNLADSTKLLAGVNTVKVDSKGAAYGVSKSTSQSDTTPYLGLVQDINRHVSAYASYAEIFNPQSDTDANGQTLAAATGKSLELGVKGELFDGRLNLSGAVFKIRQQNLAEAAGTTATFKTIYKGVDSESTGFELEASGEVAHGWQASAGYAQLRIKGNDGNDARTFIPRKQFHVSTTYLVPAVPKLKVGANLTWQDDIHLAVGDTIDLRQGAYAQLGLMASYDLTKNVSLSLNLNNATDKKHLTSLYWDQSLYAAGRNGSATLSWKY; encoded by the coding sequence ATGCCAGTCCGTACCATTGCATCCCACTTGTCCGCACTGCCGCTGCGCCCGCTGGCCTTGGCCATTTCCCTGGCGCTGAGCGCCGGCCTGTCCCACGCCGCCGACGATATGCAGGCAGCAGCCGACGACAGCACCATGCCGACCATTACCGTCACCGGCGCCCACGAGGATTCCTATACGGCGCGCAGAAGCGCATCGGCCAGCAAGCTCGATCTGTCGCTGCGCGAGACGCCGCAATCGGTGTCGGTGGTCACCCGCGCGCAGATGGATGATTTCAGGCTCGACAGCGTCAACAAGGTCCTGGTGCAAACCACCGGCGTGACGGTGGAAGAAGTGGAAACGGACCGCAGCTACTACACCGCGCGCGGCTACGACATCACCAATTTCCAGTACGACGGCGTGGGCATCCCCTTTATTTTCGGTAATGTAATGGGCGGCCTCGATACGGCCATCTATGACCGGGTCGACGTGGTGCGCGGCGCCAATGGCCTGATCTCGTCGACCGGCAACCCGTCGGCCACCATCAATTTCGTGCGCAAGCGCCCCACCGAAGGCCTGGCCGCCTCGGCTGCCCTGACCCTCGGCTCCTGGAACACGCGCCGTCTGGACGCCGACGTGTCGACGCCCCTGAGCACCGACGGCAAGGTAGCGGCCCGCTTCGTCGTCGCCCACCAGGAAGGCGACTCCTGGCTGGACCGCTATTCGCCCGGCAAGGACGTGGCCTACGCCGTGGTGGAAGCGAAGCTGGCGAACGACACCACCTTCACCGCCGGGCATACCTACCAGAAGACCAAGGCCAAGGGCGGCATGTGGGGCGCGCTGCCGATGTACTACAGCGACGGCACGCAGACCAATTACCCGATCTCGACCTCGACCTCGGCCGACTGGTCGCGCTGGAACACGGAAACCAACAGCACCTTCGCGGAACTGACGCACCGCTTCAACCCCGACTGGAGCGTCAAATCCACGCTGACCTACACCAAGGCCAACTCAAACTCGCAGCTGTTCTATGTATACGGCACGCCGGACCGCGCCACCGGCGATGGGCTGTACAGCTACCCGTCCAAATACAATTCGAGCAATGAACAAAGCCTGTTTGATATTTCCGCCACCGGCAAATTCGACCTGGCCGGCCGCCGGCACGACCTCACTTTCGGCGCCAGCTGGTCCAGGTCAAAGCTGCATGACGTGTCCTACTATGGCCAGGGCATCGGCACCGCGCTGCCGAACGGCACCGCCTTCGATGGTTCCTATCCGATTCCCACGTTCGATGCGTCGACCGACGGCAGCGCCTACAGCGATACGCGCAAGAACGCCTTTGCCGCCGCCCGCTTCAACCTGGCCGACAGCACCAAGCTGCTGGCCGGCGTCAATACCGTCAAGGTCGACAGCAAGGGCGCAGCCTATGGCGTGAGCAAGTCGACCTCGCAAAGCGACACCACGCCCTACCTGGGCCTGGTGCAGGACATCAACCGCCATGTGTCGGCCTATGCCAGCTATGCGGAAATCTTCAATCCACAAAGCGATACCGACGCCAACGGCCAGACCCTGGCGGCGGCCACCGGCAAAAGCCTGGAGCTGGGGGTGAAGGGAGAGTTGTTCGACGGCCGCCTGAACCTGTCGGGTGCCGTTTTCAAGATTCGCCAGCAAAACCTGGCCGAAGCGGCCGGCACCACCGCCACCTTCAAGACCATCTACAAGGGCGTGGATTCGGAGTCGACAGGCTTTGAACTGGAAGCGTCGGGCGAAGTGGCACACGGCTGGCAAGCCAGCGCCGGCTACGCGCAATTGCGCATCAAGGGCAATGACGGCAACGACGCGCGCACATTCATTCCGCGCAAGCAGTTCCATGTGTCGACCACCTATCTGGTACCGGCCGTGCCGAAACTGAAGGTGGGCGCCAACCTGACCTGGCAGGACGATATCCACCTGGCCGTCGGCGACACGATCGACCTGCGCCAGGGCGCCTACGCGCAACTGGGCCTGATGGCCAGTTACGACCTGACAAAAAATGTCAGCCTGTCGCTGAACCTGAACAACGCGACGGACAAGAAGCACCTTACCAGCCTGTACTGGGACCAGTCTCTGTACGCGGCCGGCCGCAATGGCAGCGCGACGCTGAGCTGGAAGTACTAG
- a CDS encoding PepSY-associated TM helix domain-containing protein, translated as MRPLLVLLHRWFGLAVALFLFISGLTGAVISWDHELDAWLNPQLFHAASGTEHAHARTGLELASQVEAQDPRVRVNYTLTALEPGHTALMSVEGKIDPATGKPHDLGYNQIAVDPVTGTVQGTRQWGQVSLARENLLPFLYKLHYTMHIPDGWGIEFGVWLMGIIGIVWFVDCFIALYLSFPNLRSWRKSLAFRWRQGGHRLNFDLHRSGGVWLWLLLLILAVTSISMNLQTQVMRPLVAKFSTLSPNAFDSRTPQPPENPVEPLLTREQVVALAKTEAARRGWTLPASGVFYSSSYGLYGVGFFEADNDHGDGGLGNAWLYFDGRDGSPAGGVIPGTGSAGDIFLQAQFPLHSGRILGLPGRIMISMMGLLVAMLSATGLVIWLRKRRARTLKTIQL; from the coding sequence CTGCGTCCACTGCTGGTCCTGCTGCACCGCTGGTTCGGCCTGGCGGTGGCGCTGTTCCTGTTCATTTCGGGCCTGACGGGCGCCGTCATCTCGTGGGATCACGAACTCGACGCCTGGCTCAATCCGCAGCTGTTCCATGCTGCCAGCGGCACGGAACATGCACACGCCCGCACCGGCCTGGAGCTGGCATCGCAGGTCGAAGCGCAAGACCCGCGCGTGCGCGTCAACTACACGCTGACCGCGTTGGAACCGGGTCATACGGCGCTGATGTCGGTCGAAGGCAAGATCGATCCCGCCACCGGCAAGCCCCATGACCTGGGCTACAACCAGATAGCGGTCGATCCTGTTACCGGTACCGTGCAGGGCACGCGCCAGTGGGGCCAGGTATCGCTGGCGCGCGAGAACCTGCTGCCTTTCCTGTACAAGCTCCATTACACCATGCATATCCCCGACGGCTGGGGCATCGAGTTCGGTGTCTGGCTGATGGGCATTATCGGCATCGTATGGTTTGTTGACTGCTTTATCGCGCTGTATCTGTCGTTCCCGAATCTTCGCAGCTGGCGCAAGTCGCTGGCCTTTCGCTGGCGGCAAGGGGGGCACCGGCTCAATTTTGATTTGCACCGCTCGGGCGGCGTGTGGCTCTGGCTGTTATTGCTGATCCTGGCCGTGACTTCGATCTCGATGAACCTGCAGACGCAGGTAATGCGCCCGCTGGTGGCCAAATTTTCTACCCTCAGTCCGAATGCGTTCGACAGCCGCACGCCGCAGCCGCCGGAAAATCCGGTCGAACCGCTGCTGACGCGCGAACAGGTGGTGGCGCTGGCGAAAACCGAAGCGGCAAGACGGGGCTGGACCTTGCCGGCCAGCGGCGTGTTTTATTCGTCCAGCTACGGCCTGTATGGCGTGGGCTTTTTCGAAGCGGACAATGACCACGGCGACGGTGGCCTGGGCAATGCCTGGCTGTATTTCGATGGCCGCGACGGCAGCCCTGCCGGCGGCGTGATTCCCGGCACCGGCAGTGCCGGCGACATCTTTTTGCAAGCGCAATTCCCGCTGCATTCGGGCCGCATCCTCGGCCTGCCGGGACGCATCATGATCTCCATGATGGGGCTGCTGGTGGCGATGCTGAGCGCGACGGGCCTGGTCATCTGGCTGCGCAAGCGCCGCGCGCGCACGCTGAAAACGATCCAGTTGTAA
- a CDS encoding PIN domain-containing protein, which translates to MRQSSFTAFYDANVLYPAPLRDFLMHLALTGAYRARWSAQVHDEWKRNLLINRPDLTREQLDRTSSLMDKAVPDGLVTDYESLLESLQLPDADDRHVLAAAIKCNASVIVTFNLKDFPKTTLAPFNIEPLHPDTFIVDLWDLDQAAVLKAAQRQRAALKKPPHNARLYLDKLLQQKLPETVKLLGGFEFLI; encoded by the coding sequence ATGAGGCAGTCCTCGTTCACGGCATTTTATGATGCCAATGTGCTCTATCCCGCGCCATTGAGGGATTTTTTGATGCATCTGGCGCTGACCGGTGCCTATCGGGCACGCTGGTCGGCGCAGGTGCATGATGAGTGGAAGCGCAATCTTCTGATCAATCGCCCGGACCTGACGCGCGAGCAGCTCGATCGCACGTCCTCGCTGATGGACAAGGCCGTGCCTGACGGTCTCGTCACCGACTATGAATCGTTGCTAGAAAGCCTTCAGTTACCGGACGCGGATGATCGCCACGTCCTCGCAGCCGCAATCAAGTGCAACGCTTCCGTTATCGTGACATTCAACCTCAAGGATTTCCCGAAAACCACACTGGCCCCGTTTAACATTGAGCCGCTACATCCCGATACCTTCATAGTGGATTTGTGGGATCTGGATCAGGCGGCAGTTCTCAAGGCCGCGCAGCGACAGCGGGCGGCGTTGAAAAAACCGCCTCACAATGCCAGGCTCTATCTCGACAAACTCCTGCAACAGAAACTTCCAGAAACCGTCAAACTGCTTGGCGGTTTCGAATTTCTGATCTGA
- a CDS encoding helix-turn-helix domain-containing protein: MTTATLARTVLPDERAINAAIESGRQLAAFISTKSETQRIELIDEMQQREVIDMPTFALRLLGEILSELALGNAVKVVPIHAELTTQEGADILNVSRPHLIKMLDEGALPHTKTGRHRRIKFADLMQYKALRERTSLSAMDELVAQAQELEMGYE; encoded by the coding sequence ATGACTACCGCAACCTTGGCCCGCACCGTTTTGCCTGATGAAAGGGCGATCAATGCGGCGATAGAGTCAGGCCGCCAGTTGGCAGCATTTATCTCGACAAAGTCGGAGACCCAGCGCATAGAGCTGATCGACGAGATGCAGCAGCGCGAAGTCATTGACATGCCGACGTTCGCCCTTCGTTTGCTTGGTGAAATTCTCAGCGAGCTGGCATTGGGCAATGCCGTCAAGGTCGTGCCCATTCATGCCGAGCTGACCACCCAGGAGGGTGCCGACATCCTCAACGTTTCACGGCCTCATCTGATAAAAATGCTGGATGAAGGAGCGTTACCGCATACTAAGACAGGCAGGCATCGCCGCATCAAGTTTGCCGACCTGATGCAGTACAAGGCGCTGCGTGAGCGAACCAGCCTGTCCGCCATGGATGAACTGGTGGCGCAGGCACAGGAACTGGAAATGGGATATGAATGA
- a CDS encoding serine hydrolase, translating to MRRLPLPLLLLVALHAPCAAGASLAQVLQEFDHDSHADLRAVVVLRDGALVAERYYNGQAQNGLHDMRSAGKSVTALLVGAAVARGQLATTGTVGQYWPEVAGSPAGQVVLDNLLTMRSGLAAFDEDAASPGNEDKLDEAPDPTAFVRGVPKAGAAGTLYRYNSLGAYIAGRVVERASGVELDTFAGSVLFAPLGITRWQWGRDVAGHAKGQGNLSLRPRDMARIGQLVLDDGVVDGKRVLASSWLQAALAPRVAIGEVDRYADHYGYFWYGKTYDVAGENVKVSFASGNGGNKIYVIPARRMVVAVASSAYGKPYGQRRSEDILKALLAAD from the coding sequence ATGCGCCGCTTGCCCCTGCCGCTGTTACTGCTTGTCGCCTTGCATGCACCCTGCGCCGCCGGCGCCTCACTGGCGCAAGTGCTGCAAGAATTTGACCATGACAGCCATGCCGACCTGCGCGCGGTGGTGGTGCTGCGCGACGGCGCGCTGGTGGCCGAACGCTATTACAACGGCCAGGCACAAAACGGCCTGCACGACATGCGCTCGGCCGGCAAGAGCGTCACCGCGCTGCTGGTGGGCGCCGCCGTCGCGCGTGGCCAGCTGGCGACCACGGGAACCGTCGGCCAGTACTGGCCGGAGGTCGCCGGCAGCCCTGCCGGCCAGGTGGTGCTGGACAATCTGCTGACCATGCGTTCGGGCTTGGCCGCGTTTGACGAGGATGCGGCCTCGCCGGGCAATGAGGACAAGCTGGACGAAGCGCCGGACCCTACCGCCTTTGTGCGCGGCGTGCCAAAAGCCGGCGCGGCGGGCACGCTGTACCGCTACAACTCGCTGGGAGCGTATATCGCCGGGCGCGTGGTGGAGCGCGCCAGCGGCGTCGAACTGGACACCTTTGCCGGCAGCGTGCTGTTCGCGCCGCTGGGCATCACGCGCTGGCAATGGGGCCGCGACGTGGCAGGCCACGCCAAGGGACAGGGTAATTTGTCGTTGAGGCCGCGCGACATGGCACGCATAGGGCAACTGGTGCTGGACGACGGTGTGGTGGATGGCAAGCGCGTGCTGGCGAGCAGTTGGCTGCAAGCCGCGCTGGCGCCGCGCGTGGCGATCGGCGAGGTGGACCGCTACGCCGATCATTATGGCTATTTCTGGTATGGCAAAACGTATGACGTCGCCGGTGAAAACGTCAAGGTGTCTTTTGCGTCGGGCAATGGCGGCAACAAGATCTATGTGATCCCGGCGCGCCGCATGGTGGTGGCGGTGGCGTCCAGCGCCTATGGCAAGCCGTATGGCCAGCGGCGCTCGGAAGATATCCTGAAAGCGCTGCTGGCGGCGGATTGA
- a CDS encoding fasciclin domain-containing protein has product MRTFIPAVLFATSMLATGASFAADMTTMVGGQSMLPSKDIVDNAVNSADHTTLVAAVKAAGLVDTLKGKGPFTVFAPTNAAFAKLPAGTVETLVKPESKETLTKILTYHVVPGKYDFKALAKEIKMHNGKATLPTASGGKLMFAMNGMHNIVVMDEAGGTANISTYDVYQSNGVINVIDTVLMPK; this is encoded by the coding sequence ATGCGCACCTTTATTCCCGCAGTACTGTTCGCCACTTCCATGCTGGCCACCGGCGCCAGCTTCGCCGCCGACATGACCACCATGGTCGGTGGACAGAGCATGCTGCCATCCAAGGACATCGTCGACAACGCCGTCAATTCGGCCGATCACACCACCCTGGTGGCCGCCGTCAAGGCCGCCGGCCTGGTCGATACCTTGAAGGGCAAAGGCCCGTTCACGGTCTTCGCGCCGACCAACGCGGCGTTCGCCAAGCTGCCGGCCGGCACCGTCGAGACCCTGGTCAAGCCGGAGAGCAAAGAGACCCTGACCAAGATCCTGACCTACCACGTGGTACCCGGCAAATACGACTTCAAGGCGCTGGCGAAGGAAATCAAGATGCACAATGGTAAAGCGACCTTGCCGACCGCCAGCGGCGGCAAGCTGATGTTCGCCATGAACGGCATGCACAATATCGTCGTGATGGACGAAGCCGGCGGCACCGCCAATATCAGCACCTACGACGTCTACCAGTCGAATGGCGTGATCAATGTGATCGACACGGTGCTGATGCCGAAATAA
- a CDS encoding efflux transporter outer membrane subunit, with the protein MMAAAVLLAACAAPDFQQPQIATPAAFKEAQVPAVQTAQDGTRWSQAQVNYAERQARGEWWLAFNDPTLTGLIGEATQANANLAVAAARVKQARAIAGIAEADRIPQVGVNVGGQRNRASAVSLGLPNGAPVAATNVYQANLTASYEVDLFGRVAANVSASRSDALAVEATYRSVLLSLQADVAQTYFQLRATDAELATLAETVRLREESVHVNQRRYDLGDIGEFDLSRARTELSTARAEAIGLQRQRATGEHALAVLLGKPAASFTAVVNPLQDSAFLPVIPAGMPSTLLERRPDIASAQRTMEASNARIGVAKSAMFPALMLNASGGGAADTFSDVFKWSSRSWLLGALMSMPIIDGGRNKAAVTRSEAQLEESVGTYRQSVLVAFAEVEDNLAGLRILSGQTQQIDEAVVSARRSADLAQKLYDAGRSSYLDLLDAQRNLSAVERSAVQLRGNRAVTTVALIRSLGGGWGEPEPQVAAN; encoded by the coding sequence ATGATGGCCGCCGCCGTGCTATTGGCAGCCTGCGCCGCGCCCGATTTCCAGCAGCCGCAGATCGCCACCCCGGCCGCTTTCAAGGAAGCGCAAGTGCCGGCGGTGCAGACGGCGCAGGACGGCACCCGCTGGTCCCAGGCGCAAGTGAACTACGCCGAGCGCCAGGCGCGCGGCGAATGGTGGCTGGCGTTTAACGACCCCACGCTGACCGGCCTGATAGGCGAGGCCACGCAGGCCAACGCCAACCTGGCCGTGGCGGCCGCCCGCGTCAAGCAGGCGAGGGCGATTGCCGGCATCGCCGAAGCGGACCGCATCCCGCAAGTGGGCGTGAACGTCGGCGGCCAGCGTAACCGCGCTTCCGCCGTGTCGCTGGGCCTGCCGAACGGCGCGCCGGTGGCGGCCACCAATGTCTACCAGGCCAACCTGACGGCCAGCTACGAAGTCGACCTGTTCGGCCGCGTGGCGGCCAATGTCAGCGCCTCGCGCAGCGATGCGCTGGCGGTGGAAGCGACCTACCGCTCGGTGCTGCTGTCCTTGCAGGCCGACGTGGCGCAGACCTACTTCCAGCTGCGCGCGACGGATGCCGAACTGGCGACCCTGGCCGAGACGGTGCGCCTGCGCGAAGAAAGCGTGCATGTGAACCAGCGCCGCTATGACCTGGGCGATATCGGCGAATTCGATCTGTCGCGGGCCCGCACCGAGCTGTCGACGGCGCGCGCCGAAGCGATCGGCCTCCAGCGCCAGCGCGCCACCGGCGAGCATGCGCTGGCGGTCTTGCTGGGCAAACCGGCGGCCAGCTTCACGGCCGTCGTCAACCCGCTGCAGGACAGCGCCTTTTTGCCGGTGATCCCTGCCGGCATGCCGTCGACCCTGCTGGAACGCCGGCCCGATATCGCCTCGGCCCAGCGCACCATGGAAGCGTCGAATGCGCGCATCGGCGTGGCGAAATCGGCGATGTTCCCGGCCCTGATGCTGAACGCCTCGGGCGGCGGCGCGGCCGACACCTTCTCGGACGTGTTCAAGTGGAGCAGCCGCTCCTGGCTGCTGGGCGCGCTGATGTCGATGCCGATCATCGACGGTGGCCGCAACAAGGCGGCGGTGACGCGCAGCGAAGCGCAGCTGGAAGAATCGGTCGGCACCTACCGCCAGAGCGTGCTGGTGGCGTTTGCCGAAGTCGAAGACAACCTGGCCGGCCTGCGCATCTTGTCCGGCCAGACGCAGCAGATCGACGAAGCGGTGGTCTCGGCGCGCCGCTCGGCCGACCTGGCGCAGAAGCTGTATGACGCCGGTCGTTCCAGCTACCTGGACCTGCTCGACGCGCAGCGCAACCTGTCGGCCGTCGAACGCAGCGCCGTGCAATTGCGCGGCAACCGCGCCGTCACCACCGTGGCGCTGATCCGCTCCCTGGGCGGCGGCTGGGGCGAGCCGGAGCCGCAAGTCGCGGCCAACTGA
- a CDS encoding efflux RND transporter permease subunit — protein MNFSRFFIDKPIFAAVLSIVIFVAGMLSIFGLPISEYPDVVPPSVVVRAQYPGANPKVIAETVAAPLEEQINGVENMLYMSSQNTSDGAMMLTITFKIGTNVEQAETQVQNRVQRALPRLPEEVRQIGVTTVKSSPNLTMVVHLVSPNKRYDDMYLRNYAVLNVKDQLARLPGMGDIQIFGAGDYAMRIWLDPQKVAARGMTANDVVEAIREQNVQVAAGVIGASPAKNSPFQLTVNTQGRLQSPEEFGAIIVRTNADGAVTQLKDVARVEMGANSYSLRSLLNNNPAVGMGIFEAPNANALQLSSDVRAKMDELKKDFPQGVEYRIEYDPTQFVRSSIEAVIHTLLEAIALVVLVVIIFLQTWRASIIPLLAVPVSIVGTFAVMLGFGFSINTLSLFGLVLAIGIVVDDAIVVVENVERNIEEGLSPRDATIQAMKEVSGPIVAIALVLCAVFVPIAFVPGLSGEFYRQFALTIAISTVISAFSSLTLAPALSAALLKPHDAPKDALTRGMDKVFGRFFAWFNRFFGRASHRYEAGVKGVLGRKSASLGVYALLVVAAVFVFKAVPAGFVPGQDKQYLVGFAQLPDAASLDRTEDVVRRMSDVIKSVPGVESTIAFPGLSINDFTNAPNAGIVFATLKPFDERTTKELSGGAIAAEINKRLGGIQDAFIMVFPPPPVNGLGTIGGFKMMIEDRGNLGYDALYNATQALAGKAYQTPELAGVFSGYQINVPQLFADVDRVKAKQLGVPLATIYQTLQINLGSLYVNDFNQFGRTYQVRVQADAEFRSHAQDIAQLKVRSDKGEMIPLSSLMRVKDSYGPDRVQRYNAYAAADFNGGPAPGVSSGQAQAALERIAKEVLPQGISYEWTELTYQDILSGNTMIYVFPLCVLLVFLVLAAQYESWTLPLAVILIVPMSILCALLGVKLTGGDNNVFTQIALFVLVGLASKNAILIVEFARELEDHGRTVVQAALEACRLRLRPILMTSIAFIMGVVPLVFSHGAGSEMRHAMGVAVFAGMLGVTFFGLFLTPVFYVLLRTLAQRFEKKPAAAKRPAAPVLDLEGDVS, from the coding sequence ATGAACTTTTCACGCTTTTTCATCGACAAGCCGATCTTTGCGGCGGTGCTGTCGATTGTCATTTTCGTGGCCGGGATGCTGTCGATCTTCGGCCTGCCGATCTCGGAATATCCCGACGTCGTGCCGCCATCGGTGGTGGTGCGCGCGCAGTATCCGGGCGCCAATCCGAAAGTGATCGCCGAAACCGTTGCCGCCCCGCTGGAGGAGCAGATCAACGGTGTCGAGAACATGCTCTACATGTCCTCGCAAAATACGTCGGACGGCGCGATGATGCTGACGATTACCTTCAAGATCGGCACCAACGTCGAGCAGGCCGAGACGCAGGTGCAGAACCGCGTGCAGCGCGCCTTGCCGCGCCTGCCGGAAGAGGTGCGCCAGATCGGCGTGACGACCGTCAAGTCCTCGCCCAACCTGACCATGGTGGTGCACCTGGTCTCGCCCAACAAGCGCTATGACGACATGTACCTGCGTAACTACGCGGTGCTGAACGTCAAGGATCAATTGGCCCGCCTGCCCGGCATGGGCGACATCCAGATCTTCGGCGCCGGCGACTATGCCATGCGTATCTGGCTCGACCCGCAGAAAGTGGCGGCGCGCGGCATGACAGCCAATGACGTGGTCGAGGCCATCCGCGAGCAGAACGTGCAGGTCGCCGCCGGTGTGATCGGCGCTTCGCCGGCGAAAAATTCGCCGTTCCAGCTGACCGTCAATACCCAGGGCCGTTTGCAGTCGCCCGAGGAATTCGGCGCCATCATCGTGCGTACCAATGCCGATGGCGCGGTGACGCAACTGAAGGACGTGGCGCGCGTGGAAATGGGCGCCAACAGCTATTCGCTGCGGTCCTTGCTGAACAATAATCCGGCCGTCGGCATGGGTATTTTCGAAGCACCGAACGCCAACGCGCTGCAACTGTCTTCCGACGTGCGCGCCAAGATGGACGAACTGAAAAAAGACTTCCCGCAAGGCGTCGAATATCGCATCGAGTATGACCCGACCCAGTTCGTGCGCTCCTCGATCGAAGCCGTGATCCACACGCTGTTGGAGGCCATCGCCCTGGTGGTGCTGGTGGTGATCATCTTCCTGCAAACCTGGCGTGCTTCCATCATTCCGCTGCTGGCTGTTCCCGTCTCCATCGTCGGTACCTTTGCCGTGATGCTGGGCTTTGGTTTTTCGATCAATACGCTGTCGCTGTTCGGCCTCGTGCTGGCCATCGGTATCGTCGTCGATGACGCCATCGTGGTGGTGGAAAACGTGGAGCGCAATATCGAGGAAGGGCTCTCGCCGCGCGACGCCACCATCCAGGCCATGAAAGAGGTCAGCGGTCCTATCGTCGCCATCGCCCTGGTGCTGTGCGCCGTGTTCGTGCCGATCGCCTTCGTGCCCGGCCTGTCGGGCGAGTTCTACCGCCAGTTCGCGCTGACCATCGCCATTTCGACCGTGATCTCGGCATTCAGCTCGCTGACCCTGGCGCCGGCCCTGTCGGCAGCCCTGTTGAAACCGCACGATGCGCCGAAAGACGCGCTGACACGCGGCATGGACAAGGTCTTCGGCCGTTTCTTCGCCTGGTTCAACCGCTTCTTCGGCCGCGCTTCGCACCGCTATGAAGCGGGCGTCAAAGGTGTGTTGGGCCGCAAGAGCGCCTCGCTGGGCGTGTACGCCTTGCTGGTGGTCGCCGCCGTGTTCGTGTTCAAGGCCGTGCCTGCCGGTTTCGTGCCTGGCCAGGACAAGCAATACCTGGTCGGCTTTGCGCAACTGCCTGACGCCGCCTCGCTGGACCGCACCGAAGACGTGGTACGCCGCATGTCCGACGTCATCAAGTCGGTGCCTGGCGTGGAATCGACGATCGCCTTCCCGGGCCTGTCGATCAACGACTTCACCAATGCGCCGAACGCCGGCATCGTGTTCGCCACCCTGAAACCGTTCGACGAACGCACCACCAAGGAATTGTCCGGTGGCGCCATCGCGGCCGAGATCAACAAGCGCCTGGGCGGTATCCAGGACGCCTTCATCATGGTGTTCCCGCCACCGCCGGTCAACGGCCTGGGCACCATCGGCGGCTTCAAGATGATGATCGAAGACCGCGGCAATCTCGGTTACGACGCGCTGTACAACGCCACCCAGGCGCTGGCCGGCAAGGCTTACCAGACGCCGGAACTGGCGGGCGTGTTCTCGGGCTACCAGATCAACGTGCCGCAGTTGTTCGCCGATGTCGACCGCGTCAAGGCCAAGCAATTGGGCGTGCCGCTGGCCACCATCTACCAGACCTTGCAGATCAACCTCGGTTCGCTGTACGTGAACGACTTCAACCAGTTTGGCCGTACCTACCAGGTGCGCGTGCAGGCCGATGCCGAGTTCCGTTCGCATGCGCAGGATATCGCGCAGCTGAAGGTGCGTAGCGACAAGGGCGAAATGATCCCGCTGTCCTCCTTGATGCGCGTGAAAGACAGCTATGGTCCGGACCGCGTGCAGCGCTACAACGCCTACGCCGCAGCCGATTTCAATGGCGGCCCGGCACCGGGTGTGTCGAGCGGCCAGGCGCAAGCCGCGCTGGAACGCATCGCCAAGGAAGTGCTGCCGCAAGGGATTTCGTATGAATGGACCGAGCTGACCTACCAGGACATCCTGTCCGGTAACACGATGATCTATGTGTTCCCGCTGTGCGTGCTGCTGGTGTTCCTGGTGCTGGCCGCCCAGTACGAAAGCTGGACCCTGCCGCTGGCCGTGATCCTGATCGTGCCGATGTCGATTTTGTGCGCCTTGCTGGGCGTGAAACTGACCGGTGGCGACAACAATGTGTTCACCCAGATCGCGCTGTTCGTGCTGGTGGGGCTGGCGTCGAAGAATGCGATTCTGATCGTCGAGTTTGCCCGCGAACTGGAAGACCATGGCCGCACCGTCGTGCAGGCCGCGCTGGAAGCTTGCCGCCTGCGTCTGCGTCCGATCCTGATGACGTCGATCGCGTTCATCATGGGCGTGGTGCCCTTGGTGTTCTCGCACGGCGCCGGTTCGGAAATGCGCCATGCCATGGGTGTGGCGGTATTTGCCGGCATGCTGGGCGTGACCTTCTTCGGCCTGTTCCTGACGCCTGTCTTTTATGTATTGCTGCGTACCCTGGCGCAGCGTTTCGAGAAAAAACCAGCCGCCGCCAAGCGCCCCGCCGCGCCGGTGCTGGACCTGGAAGGAGATGTATCGTGA